GCACTCATTATCAACCCAGATTGGGTGGAAATTGTTGCAAACGGAGAAAGAGCAAACGAAGTATTGAGTATGTCAAAAGCTGATGAGCTTGCTATCCCTAAAAAACTTCAGGCTTTTATGAAAGTAGCTACAGGTTTTTTTCAGATTGAAGAGTAGTTTCAACCGTTCAGAATAAAGTAACTTATCATTGAATAATACTAGCACATTTATGATGTGCTAGTATTATTTTGCATTAAAGTACCAATGAATTGAATTTTTACTAAAAGGCTAAAAAACCGCCCACATTATGATAAAAACTCACCCCAAGCAATAACATTGACTTAAGTTTAACTTTTTATAAAATAATTTTTATTCTCTTTTGCCCATTGCTCTAGCGAAGTCATTTTCACAGGAAGTTTCTCTAAGATCTCATCCATTTTAGGATTAAATTTTGATGGATATTCCGTTGCTTTTTGAAGACTTTCATAATATAATGCAACACTTTCTGCGCCAGCTTCTCCAACCATTGGTTTTAATATATCGCCAAACTCCTTTGGTTGTTGTGGATAATAAACAATTTTTTCTTCTACACCTCTAGAAAACTGTTCTGCCAAATCATTTCCTTTCAAATTTTCTAAACCACTAATTTTGAAAGATTCTGCTTTTAAAGCTGAATTGTAAATTGCCTCTACAACAAATGCACTTACATCTCTAGAAGCAATCCAGCCAATTTGCATCGCTTCTGGTATAGGATAAGCTAATTTTTGTTCATTGGTAATAAACGGTGCACAAAATGGTCCCATCATATTTTCCATATAAATTGTTGGTTCAATAATCACATAATCTATTCCGCTATTAATCAAATATTCTTTAACATCCAATTTCACATCATCCATTGGCGAGCCAATTTTTTGTGATTCTAGCCAACCACTTGTATTCCAAATAAGTTTTTTTACACCATTAGTTTTAGCTGCATCAATTACATTTTTGGCATATTGTAAACCATCAAAAGGATTTGGCAAAGAAACTGGGATCATAAAAGCAATTGCATCAATACCTTTCGTAATTTCAAGCATCCTATCCGGATCACTTAAATTGGCCAAAATGGGTGTTGCTCCAGCTTGCTTTAATTTTTCAAAGCTATTTTTTGAACTTGTGGCAGCAATTACTTCTGCTCCTTTTTTTACACCTTCAGCGATAATATTAAATTGTTGTGAGCCTGTAGCTCCG
The sequence above is a segment of the Chryseobacterium turcicum genome. Coding sequences within it:
- a CDS encoding SDR family oxidoreductase, with the protein product MRILVFGATGSQQFNIIAEGVKKGAEVIAATSSKNSFEKLKQAGATPILANLSDPDRMLEITKGIDAIAFMIPVSLPNPFDGLQYAKNVIDAAKTNGVKKLIWNTSGWLESQKIGSPMDDVKLDVKEYLINSGIDYVIIEPTIYMENMMGPFCAPFITNEQKLAYPIPEAMQIGWIASRDVSAFVVEAIYNSALKAESFKISGLENLKGNDLAEQFSRGVEEKIVYYPQQPKEFGDILKPMVGEAGAESVALYYESLQKATEYPSKFNPKMDEILEKLPVKMTSLEQWAKENKNYFIKS